TGGCCGCCGGAAATCGCCGCGTGCAGCATCGAGCCCTCGGCCGTCACCTCCTCCTGCCCGACGATTTCGTCGATCGTGCGCGGGCGCATGCGGTCGGCAAGGGGCGCCACCCGCGCCCGAGCGGATTCGGACGGCGCGAAGAGATCGCCGGACACGCGGGCCTATCCGGAGTAAGCGAGCGCGTGATCGCGCGCGCGGCGGGCGCGCGACCAGAAAATCGCGATGACCAGAAGAAGCGGGATATCGACGATCGCGATGGCGAGATTTTGCAGGTAGCGCGCCGCCATGAAGAAAAAGAGGATCGAGTAGAACGACGCGGCCGCCTTGGCGAAAAGCACGATCGGCATGTAGTCCATGTATTTGCGAGGGTTCGCGTAACATCCCAGGAAGATCGCCGCGAGCAGCGTCAGAAGGCTGCACGCCACCGCCAGATAGCCGCGTTCGGCCACCACGTGCACTTCGACGTTCTTCGAGCCGCCCGCCGGATCCGCCAGACGTACGGTCGTCCCTTCGTAGATGTCCTTGACCACGGGCGCGTCCGGCAGGTCGAACAGCCGGCCGACGGCGTTGTTTCCCTTGACGATGTATTCGGGGACGAACATGAACAGGAACAAGGCGATCGCGAATATCGCGACGAGCGCCGCGCTCATCTTCTGAAATTGCCTTTCCTCCCGCGTGAGCTCGCTTTCCATGGCTCGTACCTCTTGCGTCAGGAAGTTTGTATAATGACGGTTTGTTTTAGCGCGCCGCCGGATTCGGCGCAATGACGGAGGGCGCATGGACTTGGCCCGTTGGCGCCGGTTGACGGCGGGAGCGGTTCGAGTAGCCGCGGGCGGCCGCGTGCCGCTGCACGTCTCCTGGACGGTGACCCATCGCTGCAATTTGCGCTGCGCCTATTGCGACCGTCCGGACCAGAAGGTCGATGAACTGAAAACGCCGGAGGCCCTGCGCCTTCTCGACACGATCGCGAACGCGGGTTGCGCGCAGCTTTCCGTCACCGGCGGCGATCCGCTCGTGCGCGACGACCTGCCGCTCCTTCTCGCGCGCGCCCGGCGCCACGGCCTGCGCATCAACCTGAACACCAACGGCCTTCTGGTTCGCAAAAACCTGTCCGCGGTGCGTCTTTCCGATACCGTGACGATCAGCATCGACGGCCCCGAGCGCGTGCACGACGCGGTACGCGGAAAGGGCTCGTTCGCGCGCGCGATGGACGGCGCCGACGCGGCCCGCGCGGCGGGGCTTCCCGTCCGCTACTACACCGTCATCGGGCGCTCCAACATTCCCGAACTCGACGCCCTGGTGAGCATGGCCGAAAACCGCGGCGACGAGGTGTTTTTTCAGCCGGGCTCGCTTGAATTGCTCGGATCGGGCGGCGGGGTGAATCCCGACGCAGCGCCGACGGACGTGTACCGCGACGCCATCGACCGGATCATCGCGTGGAAACGCGCCGGCCAGCCGATCGGCAACAGCGTGCGCGCGCTTGAGGTGCTGCGCCGCTGGCCCGACCCGCATCCCGTGCCGTGCATGGGCGGGCGCCTTTTCGTGCGCATCGAGTCCGACGGCCGCGTCCGCGCCTGCGGGCGAACGCCCCGGCCCGGCGACGTGGACATCCTGCGCGACGGAATTAAGACGTCGCTATCGTGCATCGACGTGCCGGCGGGATCGTGCTGCTACAGCGCCGCGCGCATGGAGGTAAACCTCATGGCCCGGGGCGACGTGAGCGCAATTTTCGGATTTTTCTCGCGATCGAACTAAGGCGCGCCCTCGTCCGCCTCCGGAGGATCGCCCACGTTTTCGGCGTCGGCCCCCAAAAGCACACGCCGCGCGCCGGTGAACTCGTCCCAGCGGACATCCACGGTCCCTACGAATGCGGTGACGTAAATCGTTGTGGCGTCGGAGCGCCAGGCGGCCAGCGCGGCGTCCGCGGGCAGCGAGGCCGTGGAGACGACCGCGATCTCGGGCGCGGCGAGGCTCGCGAACAGGTCCGAGAAAGGCGCCGCGCCGCCCCGCGGCACCTGCGCGATCGTCGCCGCCACCATTTCGGGGTGCTCGGCCGCGACGCGATCCTGCGCGTCCGGCGAGGCTTGACCGCCAAGCACCACATCGCCCTTCTCGTGTTCGATGCGCAACACGAACGCGCCGTCCTCGCCGGTTTGGTCCGGCCCGGCGGCGTTCAGAATGACAAGACTGGCGTTGCCGATGCGGACCGAAAGCCCCGATTCGGGCCGGCGCACGGGCCCGCCCCACGCGACGTACGCGGCGATGAAATCGCGATACGCCGGATCGGCGGGATCGGCGTCGCCGTTCGTCCAGATTTCCGCGACGCTGGCGCAGTCGAAAACCTCCGGGAGCCCGCCGGAATGATCCGGATCCGGGATCGTCAGAACCATGATGTCGATGAGTTCGATATTCCGGCGATCCAGCAGCGGGCAGATGGTGTCGCGCCCCGCGCCGGGCGGGCCGCCGTCGATCAGCAGATGGCGCGTCGTCGAGCCCGCGGGGATCGCCACGAGCGTGGCCGATCCCGCGCCGACATCAAGAAACGTCAGACGCCAGGCGTCGGAGACAAACGGTTCGCCCAGATCGCTCGCGAAGGCGTCCGCGGGATCGGCCGCCTGAAGGCCGTAGTCGCCGGCGCAGGCGGCAAGCCCGGCGGCGAGAATCAATAGCGCGAGGCTTAAGCGCGAAGGCATGGTCCGAGGATTATTCCCGGATGACCGCGGAATGGGAAGGGATCAATCGCCCTTGGCGTGGTTGGCGGCGGCCCAGGCGATGCCGAACATCGCGCCGACAAGCGCCGCCGCGCCGGGCCTGCACATGATCGTGCAATGCGAACCCGCGGCCTGGGCGACAAACGACAGGCCGACGCCGGCGGCGGCGCCGATGAAGGAAGGCAAGAGAAAAAATGTCATACGCACCTCAAAATTTTTCGACGGATCGCGACTTGCGTCATGCTATAGTCCGCCCGAAATTTTCGCTCGCAGGAGGAAATTCCATGTCGCGCGCCACCGTTTTTGGTCTTGGCTTCTTGCTTGTCCTTGCGGTTTTTCCCGCGGCCGCCATCGCCCAGGATGCCCCCGCGGGCGCGGGATCGCCGCACGCGGCGACCGCTTCAACGGATAAATTACCATGGTTCGTGATGGCCGGTCGCCTGGCGTTCGGCGGCGGCGGCGGAAGCATGAACGTCGAGTGGGAGGCTTACGATGGCCTCATCGATTACGACGAGGACGTCGATTTTTCCGCCGGGCAGGCGGCGCTTGGCGCGGAAGCCTTCTTCATGCCCACGCGCGGCCGGCATTTCATCATATCCGGTTCGTTGCTGTTCGTGGGCGGCGGCGGCGAGCTTGGCGAGGGCGACCGCGTATTCGACGGTGAGGCCATGAGCTACTCCGCCTGGTTTTTGAACCTCGGCCTGGGCTATCAGTGGTTTTTCGGCGCCGAGGAGCGGATCAACCTCTTCCTGATGTCGCACCTGGGACCGGGACAGTTTCAGATGACCGTCGATTTCCCGGACGAGGAGCGCACCACCGAGGTCCTGCCCGCGTGGGATTTCGACATCTCGGCCGGGACCTGGTACCGCTTCCCGTCGCACTTCGTCCTCGGCGGATCGCTCGATTTTTATTCGATCGGTTTTGGCGGCGACGCGGGCTCGGAAGGCGCGTGGGACGCCACGATTCGCGACGGCGGCATGGGCGGTGCTCGCCTGAACCTCATCATCGGCGGATCGTTTCATTAGTCCGTAACAACGCCCGACGACGAAATTTACTGAAAACGCGCGCTGTCCGGCGCGCGTTTCGCGTCCTGGGACATCGCGAGTTCGCCGGTTCGTGCCGCGCCTAACGGTCGAATCGGTCATTTTTGTTAGCACGTCGATGAAACGCGGATTTGCCCCCTTCCCATCGCGTCGCGACAGTAGAACGATACCCATCCGGAACGCCGCATAAGGAGGACAAAGCGAAGATCAAATTTCCCGATTTTTCACGACAAAATTTTTCGTTTCGTCTCAAACCAAAAAAACAAGAGCGACGTTCTTGGTCACCATTCCGGTGTTGAAAAAGGAGATCAAGGATGCAGTCAGAAAATTTTCAAAATTCCGATGACAGATTTTTCCCGTGGATGCGAATCGTCATACTCGCTTTCCTGATGATCGCGGTGGGGTGCGCCGCGGATTCCGAAGAAAATGACCCCGACGCCGTCTCGCACGGCCTGACAGCCACGCTCGACGAGGCGGCCGCGTTCGGCGACCCCTTCCTTCTGGAGTGGGAGCCGAGCGTCGATTATCTCGACCCCCTCGAGCTTGAACCCGTCAACGAGGCCGACACGGGCCCGGCCCCCGCGCTTTTTGTGCGGCTTGTCAGGGGCAATCTGCGACCCGATGAGGATGCGCGTTTCGCGCGCGACTACTCCGGCACGATCAGCATCGATCACGGCTCCATCTTCGTCGAATCGACGGTGATGATGGATGCTGGGGATCTTCCCGGACGAACAAGTCAGGCCATCGTTAACGTCAAGAGCTTCGTGCAGACGCGTTACGACGGCTTGGTCCTGCGCGTCGTCCCGGACCTGATCGCCGTGGAAAACTTTCTGCACGTCGACCTCGGACCGTTCCAAAAGACGATACCGCTTGGCGTGCTGATGTCGGGTTTCGTGGAAGCGACGGACCTGACATTCGGCGACAACGCCATGATCGCCTCGCAGTTCGGTCACCGCGATGAGGTCGGGTTCTACGCGGGTGTTTTCTCGAATCGCCTGTTCATGGAAGGCGGCGTCTTCCGGGGCATCTGGGAGGCTGCCGACGGCAGGATCCTGGGGCATGAGCGCGTTCGCTACATCCCCGAGCGCATGGGGTTCGGAACGCTTCGAGGCAAGATCATCGACTGGGACGGCGGATTCGCCGGATTCCTCAACGGGGATTATTTCCCCATCGACGAAAATCGCCGGCACGGTGCGATGGAGATGAACTGGACAACGGACAGCGGTCTGTTGGTAGCGACATTTGACGGCGCCTTCGTGCGTACCAGCCTTGGCGAAGGATTCGCCATGGGCATCTACAGCCCGGCCGCAATCGAGCCGCTCTAGTATTCACGAGTGGCGCGCCGCATGGCGCGCCCTCATCACGATCATCGGGAACTTCATTGCCGCAAATCCCGTTTGCGGCAATCTTTTTTTTAGGCGCGCGAACGCCCGCGGCGCTGCCGGTTACGCGGTCAGAATTTCTCCTGGCGCCACTTCGGAAGATGGAATCCGTCGATCCACCGGCGCAGGCGAGCCTGCATCGGACTTCGCGCGATCCGCGCCTTGAGCAAATCGTAGACGGCGACGTACACGCCATTCGCCGTCAACGCCAGGCGCAGGCCCAGCCTGTCGCGATAGACGAAGTAGAACTTCTCGACGAAGTGCGTCGAACTCATCTTGGCCTTGTAGTCGTAATCGCCGTGTCCGAAATCGTACAGGCGAATGTGCCGCTCGGGCGAAAATACGCGCGCGACAAACCCGTACAGCGCCAACATGCCCGGCGAGAAGTAGGAGTATTCGTCGTCGAAAGCCGTCACCTTGCGGAAAAAGACGCCGCCGTACGCGAACCCGAGGTCGAACGCGACGGGCGCGCCATCGCAGTAAAGGACGTAGGACAAGAACATTCCCGCGCCGGCGAGCGCCTTGACGAGCTCCGAGTCGTGCAGCCAGTGCGGCCGGCCGAGCACGCGCGCCTGCCAGCTATGCGTCCAGACCGACGAGGCGTCCTTGAGGAATTCATCAACGACATCCGGTGACGCGAATTCGCGGATCTCCACGGGGCCCTTGCGCTCGAGCCGGCGCAGCTTCTTGCGATAGTTGTCCGGCGGCCGGGGGATCTCGCCCTCATTCACGATGCGGTGCCGCGTGGAGACGCGCCGTGTCGTGTAGAAGATCCGCCGCGGAACGCCGTAATGGCGGGCCATCTCGCAATATTCGTAGATCGGCGAATCGACCGGCAGCGCGTCGAAACGAAGCCCGTCCACACCGGGGATCTGTTCGAGAACCGCCTTGACCATGGCGTCGATGACGTCAGGGTCCTCCGGCAACGGGAGGCCCGGGTAGGCGATGGCGGCCATGCGCGTGGGCACGCGAAAGATCGGCCGGTCGGCGACCGTGAACGCAATCGCGTCACCGCCGACGCGCACGTTGAAAAACCCGATCCACGCATCATTGCGTCGAATCCCGAACGCCGCGACATAGTTTCGCGCCCGTTCCGCCGAAGGACGCGCCGCATCCGCGAGGAACCAGTCCGGACTATGGGCAAGATCGCATTCGGGATAATGCGCGTTATTGTCGCGCCAGGCGGCGAAGAGATCGCCCGTCAGGCCTTCAACACCAATGCGTTCGACCGACAGACTTTGGCCGGCCATGGTTGCCTCTCCTGTTATCGCACACGTGACGGCTCGTGTTTCGCGACGCCGTTCCGCTCAATACATCGGCATAAAAGACGAGCGAGTCAATGTCCGCGTTGCTTCGTTGACGCGCGGCGAAATCCCTCAACCCCGCCTCGCGTGTCGTCTCTTCCTAAGAGAGAGGCGCAACTTACAACTTTTCTAAAGATTTGTCAAATATTACGAATTTTAGAAGTCAAAATTTTTCCGGCCATTGGCCCGCAACGCTTTTTCCCCATACTGCGTGACACGATGACCACCGCCCGCCGCCATTTCGCTTCGACGTTCGGACTCGTGCTCGTCGCGCTGATCCTGTTGCCGCTTGTCGATTTTGCGCGAACGCCGCCCAGGGACAGTTTCCCTTTTTCATTCTACCCAATGTTTTCCACATACCTCGAAGACGAGGTTTCGATCAATTTCGTCGTCGCGACGGACGGGAAAAAGCGCGAACGCCGTGTTCCGCCTCACCTGGTGACCGCCGATGGCGCGCCATCGATGAACCTGGCGCGCAAGCAGATCGGCCGCGCGGTGCGCCTGGGGGGCGACGAGTTGGATGAGCTTTGCCGGCGGTCGGCCCGGCGGATCCATCGTCAATCGATATCCGATCGCTCCTGGCGGCGTTATCGGCACGTCCGGATCGTCGGCGGGCATTTCAGCATCGAGCGTTATTTCAAGGACGGCGAACCGCTTTCGGAAAAGGTCCTCGCGTCGTGCGCGGTGCGTTGAACGGCCTTGTTCGCGCACGGCTCTCCCGCGCCCAGGCGTGGTATTTCGATCCCGCGCCCGCGGCACGCCTGGCACTTTTGCGCATCGCGATCGGCGCTTTCGCGATCAATCATCTGGCGAGCCGCTGGCAAAAATTGATGGACCTCGGCGACTCGCCGGCCGGGTTGTTCGAGCCCGTGGGGATCGTCTCGGTGCTGTCGGCCCCCCTTCCGGGCAACGTTCATCGCCTGATCGTCGCCGCCGCCCTCCTTTTCGCGGTCGCGTTTTTCGCCGGCTTCCGCTTTCGCGTCAGCGGGCCGGTATTCGCGCTGCTGCAAATGTGGCTGCTGACCTACCGCAACTCCTGGTCGATGATCTTCCACTTCGAAAACGCACTCGTCATCCACGTGCTCATCCTGGGATTCGCGCGATCCGCGGATGCGTATTCCATCGACGCCACCGGGCGGCCGACGCCGGAAACCGACGCGGAATACGGTTGGCCGATCAAGCTCATGGGCGTCTCGACCGCGCTCATGTATGGCCTGGCCGGATACGTAAAGATCACCGGATACAGTTGGCATCTGTGGCTCACCGGCGAGGTGATCGGCAACTGGGTCGCCTGGGACACCATACGCAAGGAACTGCTCGGCACCGCGGGCTCACCGTTCGCGCGCGTACTTTGGGAACACCGGCCGCTCGGCGTCGCCCTGTCGTACCTGACGCTCGTTCTGGAAATCGGTTGGTTGTTCGTGTTTTTCCGGCCGCGCGCGGCGCGCGTGTGGTCCATGCTGACCTGGGGAATGCACGCGGGCATCCTCGCGTTCATGAACATCAGGTTCCCCTACCACCTCTGGGGGCTGATCTTCCTTTGCTTTTTCCACGTCGAATGCGCCCCGGCGATCGCCGCGCGCGTGTGGCGCAAAGTCGGCCTCAGCCGCGCCGTGCCGTTTTTCGGCGCCCGGCCGCCGGCCGTCGCGCTCATTCCTCGCGAAATCGATCCCGATCCTCCGGCGCCGGTATCGGGCATGCCGGAAGCTTCCCAAACACCGGATAGCGAATCCGGGCGATGACGCGATAGCCAAAATCGCGCAGCCGGCGCGGCACGACGCGGATCCACGCCAGGCGCCGGGCCGGGCCGGGCAACCGCTCGAAAATCGCGGCGATCGCGTCCGATCGCGTCAAAAGGCGCCGCCCGCCGTTTTCGTGGATGAGCACATAAACCGTATTGAGATCAGCGGGATTCTTGCCGAATTCGGAGAGCGTACGCGCGGCGAACGGGCTTTGCAGCGAGGCGAACGCGATTCGCTTTTCGGGATCGCGGCGCATGACGAATCGCACCAGGCGATTGCACAGCGCGCAAACGCCGTCGTAGAAGACGATATCGCGATCGACGGTGAGCGGGCGGCCGGATGCCGGCCCGTAGGGATCGTGACTCGAATCGGTGCTTGTCACGGCGCCACTATAGCGCGATGCCGGGCGCGCGCCTCCATCGGGGAGATAACGGAACTGACGCCTTTGCCGCGATCCGTGCACGCGCGACTTGGACGCGCGACGCCGCGTCTTTCGCGCCGGTTTTTCGCCGCGGTTCTCGGCGTCGTGGTCGGCCTTGGCGCCGGGGAGATCGCCGCGCGCCTGTATGATGTCGATCTGCGTCTTGTGCGCGACCGTCTCTACTACCAGGGCGCGGAACTTTCGGTGCACGAGCCCGATCCAAATCCCGACCTTCTCTACCGCCTGAAGCCCGGCGCGGATTATCGGTCGCCCGAGTACGACATCCACATCAACGCGCTTGGTGTGCGCGGGGAGGAACGAAGCGCCGAAAAGCCGCCCGGCGTTTTTCGCATCGCCTGTCTCGGCGGATCGAACACCTACGGCGCGGGGCTTGGCGACGACGAGACCTGGCCCACGCAACTGGAACGGACGCTCAACGAGAACGCGCCGGGGCGATTCGAGGTCTTCAACCTCGGCGTTTCGGCCTATGTCGGCTTGCAGATCGCGACGCTCGCCGAGGAGGCCGTGCGCCGCTTCGATCCGGATCTCGTCATCCTCTCGCTCACCAATGTCGGGCCGCCGGCGTTTCTGCTCGACACGGATGTCGGGCCGTATTTCCGCGCGCATCCGCGGCTTTGGCCGGAACGCGTGATGAAGGCCGACGTGATGGAATGGATTCCGACGCCGCTACGACGCGGGCTCATGCGTTCGAGCGCGCTGTTTCGCGCCGTGCACGTTGATGCGATGCGCAAGCGCGAAATGGCCGCGGGCGAGGAGGAGCG
Above is a genomic segment from bacterium containing:
- a CDS encoding GNAT family N-acetyltransferase — translated: MRVGGDAIAFTVADRPIFRVPTRMAAIAYPGLPLPEDPDVIDAMVKAVLEQIPGVDGLRFDALPVDSPIYEYCEMARHYGVPRRIFYTTRRVSTRHRIVNEGEIPRPPDNYRKKLRRLERKGPVEIREFASPDVVDEFLKDASSVWTHSWQARVLGRPHWLHDSELVKALAGAGMFLSYVLYCDGAPVAFDLGFAYGGVFFRKVTAFDDEYSYFSPGMLALYGFVARVFSPERHIRLYDFGHGDYDYKAKMSSTHFVEKFYFVYRDRLGLRLALTANGVYVAVYDLLKARIARSPMQARLRRWIDGFHLPKWRQEKF
- a CDS encoding radical SAM protein, producing the protein MDLARWRRLTAGAVRVAAGGRVPLHVSWTVTHRCNLRCAYCDRPDQKVDELKTPEALRLLDTIANAGCAQLSVTGGDPLVRDDLPLLLARARRHGLRINLNTNGLLVRKNLSAVRLSDTVTISIDGPERVHDAVRGKGSFARAMDGADAARAAGLPVRYYTVIGRSNIPELDALVSMAENRGDEVFFQPGSLELLGSGGGVNPDAAPTDVYRDAIDRIIAWKRAGQPIGNSVRALEVLRRWPDPHPVPCMGGRLFVRIESDGRVRACGRTPRPGDVDILRDGIKTSLSCIDVPAGSCCYSAARMEVNLMARGDVSAIFGFFSRSN
- a CDS encoding DCC1-like thiol-disulfide oxidoreductase family protein; the protein is MTSTDSSHDPYGPASGRPLTVDRDIVFYDGVCALCNRLVRFVMRRDPEKRIAFASLQSPFAARTLSEFGKNPADLNTVYVLIHENGGRRLLTRSDAIAAIFERLPGPARRLAWIRVVPRRLRDFGYRVIARIRYPVFGKLPACPIPAPEDRDRFREE